A portion of the Vulpes vulpes isolate BD-2025 chromosome 5, VulVul3, whole genome shotgun sequence genome contains these proteins:
- the LOC112930420 gene encoding olfactory receptor 5AN1-like yields MTGGGNTTEITYFILLGFSDFPRILAVLFAVFLLIYVLTLTWNLGLIILIRMDSHLHTPMYFFLSNLSFIDVCYVTSTAPKMLSNFFQEQQTITFVGCAVQYFVFSTMGLSESCLMTAMAYDRYTAICNPLLYSSVMSPTLCIQMVLGSYLAALSASISQLCAMFQLHFCGPNVINHFFCDMPQLLILSCTDTFFVHLLIAILATIFGMINAFIIMISYGYIVRSIMKITSAKGRSKAFNTCASHLTAVSLFYTSSVFVYLSSSSGGSSSFDRFASVFYTVVIPMLNPLIYSLRNKEIKDALKRLQKRTWYC; encoded by the coding sequence ATGACTGGGGGAGGAAATACTACAGAGATCACTTATTTCATCCTTTTGGGATTCTCTGATTTCCCCAGAATCCTAGCAGTGCTCTTTGCTGTATTCCTGCTGATTTACGTTTTGACTCTGACTTGGAACCTGGGCCTCATCATCTTAATAAGGATGGACTCTCACCTCCACAcgcccatgtacttcttcctcagtaATCTGTCCTTCATCGATGTCTGCTATGTGACCTCTACAGCTCCCAAGATGCTCTCCAACTTTTTCCAAGAGCAGCAAACCATCACCTTTGTGGGTTGTGCTGTTCAGTACTTTGTCTTTTCAACCATGGGACTGAGTGAGTCTTGTCTCATGACAGCCATGGCTTATGACCGATACACTGCCATTTGTAATCCACTTCTCTATTCATCAGTCATGTCACCCACGCTCTGTATTCAGATGGTGCTGGGATCCTATCTGGCTGCACTCTCTGCTAGTATATCCCAGTTGTGTGCCATGTTTCAGCTTCATTTCTGTGGGCCGAATGTCAtcaaccacttcttctgtgacaTGCCCCAACTATTAATCCTGTCCTGCACTGACACCTTCTTTGTACATCTGTTGATTGCTATACTAGCAACAATCTTTGGGATGATAAATGCCTTTATTATTATGATATCCTATGGCTATATTGTCAGGTCCATCATGAAAATCACTTCAGCTAAAGGCAGATCCAAAGCTTTCAACACCTGTGCTTCTCATCTGACAGCAGTTTCTCTCTTCTATACCTCAAGTGTCTTTGTCTATTTGAGTTCCAGCTCTGGTGGTTCCTCCAGCTTTGACAGATTTGCATCAGTATTCTACACTGTGGTTATTCCCATGTTGAATCCCTTGATTTACAGTCTGAGGAACAAGGAAATCAAAGATGCCTTGAAGAGGTTACAAAAGAGGACATGGTATTGCTGA